Part of the Coriobacteriaceae bacterium genome is shown below.
TGGAGCATGGCCTCGGCGAGTGAGGTCTTGCCCACCCCGCCTTGGCCTACGAGCACCACGTTCCTTACGTTACCGGTCTTGGGAGCACCCATGATGACCTCCTTGCAGGGCCGCGCGCAATGCGCGACGCCAACGGGGAGAGTTCGCGGTCGGTGCCATCCCGGGAGCAGCATGGTCGGCAGCCGAGCCGACTCACCCTCCAAATGTCCTATGCCACCACCCTACCCTCACGGGCGACCGTCCATGCATACCTTTCGGCGCACGTATGAATACAGGCGGCGAGAGGAAGAAGAGCGCATGCGAGGCGATTATTAAACCCCATCGATACAAATAAAAGCCGCCGCAGACCATAAGACCTGCGGCGGCTTTTTCTCAATATATAGCTGAGCCTAGCCCTCGATACGGCTCAAGAACTCACGGGTACGTTGCTCACGCGGGTGATCGATAACCTGCTCGGCAGGACCCTCCTCGACAATGCGACCGCCGTCCATAAAGACCACGCGGTCGGCAACATCGCGCGCAAATTGCATTGCGTGGGTCACGATCACCATCGTCATATTCTGCGCGGCAAGGTCTTTAATGACACGCAGCACCTCGGCCGTTAGCTCGGGATCGAGCGCCGAAGTCGGCTCGTCAAAGAACAAGATCTCCGGGTCGAGCGCCAAGGCGCGGGCGATACTCACACGCTGTTGCTGACCACCCGAAAGCTCACATGGCACCTTGTTCTCGTTGCCCGTAAGCCCCATCTGCGCGATCAACTCACGCGCACGCGCTTCGGCCTGCTCGCGCGGACGCTTGAGTACGCGAACCGGAGCGTCGGTGATGTTTTTCATCACCGTATAGTGCGGGAACAGATTGTAGTTCTGAAACACCAGACCAAACCGCGAGCGCGCCTGTTTAGGCACATCGCCCTTTGCGTACACCGCGCCCGAACCCGCATCCGTCGCGACGGCAAGGTCGCCAAACGAAAGCGAGCCACCGTCGAGCGTCTCGAGCAGCGTGGCGCAGCGCAGCAGCGTGGACTTACCGCCACCCGAAGGCCCGATAATCGCCACAACCTCGCCACGCTTTACCTCGAGTGAGATATCCTTGAGCACCTTATTGCCGCCAAACGCCTTGCGCGCGTTCGCTATATTCATTACCGAATTAATCATGGTAGTAATCCAATTTTTTCTCGGCGGCGCCCAGCAGCATCTCGACCACAAAGTTAAAGACCCAGTAGATCAGCGCCGCAATCGCAAACGGCACCATGCTCACCTGCGAGGCAACCAGCGCCTTGGCGGTCGAGAACATCTCACCCACGCCAATGGCAAACGCCAGCGACGTGTCCTTGACCAGCGTGATGATCTCGTTGCCCATCGCCGGCAGAATACGCTTGGCGACCTGCGGCATCACGATATACAGAAACGTCTGCGTGCGCGAATAGCCCAGCACCTCGGCGGCCTCATATTGACCGCGCGGAATCGACTGCAAGCCCGAGCGATAGATCTCGGCAAAGTAGCCGGCGTAGTTGATGATGAACGCCACAACGCACGCCGTCCATTTGGAATCGGGCGTGAGCGAGATGCCGAACACGTAATACGGGGCAAAGTAGATGGCAAACATCTGCAGCATGAGCGGCGTACCGCGCATGACCGAAATGTAGATGCGCGCAATCCAGCGCAGCGGCGCGACCTTGCTCATGCGCATAAACGCCACGGGAATTCCCAGGGGAATCGACCCGAGCAGCGTCAGCACAAACAGCTGCAAACTGACCAAGAATCCCTGGCCAAGCATCTGCATCATGACTTGGATAGACATTATTTCAAAACCCAGTTGTCGAAGGATAGACCGTAATCTGCATATTTATCACACAGGTCCTTGACCGTGCCGTCCTCATAGAGTGCCTTGAGCGACTCGGTCACGGCATCGGCCGACTTGGTGTCGCCCTTCTTAAAGCCGACGGCGTAGTGCTCGCTGGACAGCGGCTCATCAAGCTGTGTATAGGCATCGGGCTTGGCGGCAAGCTGATACTGGGCAATCGAGAGGTCACAGGCGACGGCATCGACTGCACCACTCTCGAGCTGCATAAACGCCGTGTTGTACTCACCGATGGTATCGAGCGTGGCAAACGTCGCGGCCAAATCCTTCTGGTCGCCCTCGAGCACATCCTGTGCAGCGGAATCAGTCTGGGTAATCACGGTCTTGCCGGCAAGATCGTCCCAGCTCTTGATGCCTGCATCCTTCTTTACCACCAGCACCTGCTCGTTGAGCATGTACGGCTCGGAGAACGTGTAGTCGTCCTCGCGGCCCTCCATGGTAAAGCCGTTCCAGATACAGTTGATGGCGCCCGAGTTGAGCAGCGTATCCTTGGCATCCCAGTCGATGGCCTCGTATTTGACCTCCCAGCCCTGCTTATCGGCAACAGCCTTGGCCAAATCGAGATCAAAGCCGGTGTACTCGCCATCGTCGCCCACAAAACCATACGGAGGATAGGACTTATCAAAGCCCACCACGAGCTTCTTGGACTCCGCAGCGCCCTTCACATCCTTGGCCGCGGCAGAGCCAGCGGCGGAGCCCTTGCCGGCGCCACCGCCGCAACCGACAAGACCAAGGCCAAGCACCGTGGCGAGCGAGCCGGCTAGACCAACAAACTGACGACGAGACATATCGGTGTTCATGGTATTCCCCCTTGATGACACTTTAGTTAGGTAAAGTGAGTCATGTAACGTTCAGAATCATACACTTTAGCGTGATAGAGCACAAGGCGAGTTTGCCCGCCGCGTGAGGGGTGTGGGGGTTAAGTTTCCTGCTCTACAGTCCTGCTCACGACGGAGGCCACATTAAGTGGCCTCCTGTTCGTGCGGAACTCGCGATAAACTTAACCCCCACACCCCTCACGCGGCGGGCAACCGTCGTTGGGCTTATCACTGACACGAATAAACCGCTTGTATATCGTCTGCTGGCTTGGCACGGTACAATACTTGCAGCTTTAATTCATGAATTAGTGGAGTTATTGATGGCAGAATCTCGTGCGGAGCGTAAGGCTCGTCGTGCTTTGATCGAAGCGGCTGAGGGGTCGGAGGAGAAAAAATCTTCTAAGAAATCCAAGTCGTCTCAGGATGCGAAGGGCAAGTCAGCCAAAGGCAAGGCTAAGGCCAAGCGTCCCGGCTCTCGTCGGAGCGAGGACAAGGCATCTCAGACTCGCTCCAAGCGCTCGCATAAAGATCCGGTTTCGCCTGCGCGTAAGGCTGTGGACCCCAAGTCTCCTTGTTCCATCATGAAAGCTTGCGGTGGGTGCACGGCGCTCAATCGTCCTTATAAAAAGCAGTTGGCAGCTAAGCAGGCTGTTATGGAGGAGCTTTTTGCTGCCCTTTGCGAGCGCGAGGGTATTAGCGTCGACCCCATTCGCGGTATGGGAGTCACCCTGGGTGACCCAGGCACATATCCTGCGCCGCGCGGTTTTCGCCATAAGGCCGCCACTCCCTTTGCCCCCGGCAAAGGGGGCGCTGTCCGCTGCGGCTTTTTTGAACGTGGCACGCACAGAATCGTTGCCGTGCCCGAGTGTCCTGTCGAGGCGCCGGGTGCCCGTCAGATTCTCAACGGCATCGCGCGCGAAGCTGAGCGGCTGCATATTCCCGCCTTTAATGAGGACAAGCATCTGGGGCTGCTTCGCTATGCCGTCGTCCGCTGCGGTTGGCGTACCGACCAGGTCATGGTCACGCTCGTGACCGCCCAGCGTGACTTACCGCATGCGCAGGAGTTCTTTGAGGCCGTCGCGGCGCTCGATCCGCATATCGTCACCGTCGCCCAAAATATCAATGGCCGTCCCGGTAACGCCATCTTGGGTGAGGAAACTCATATCGTCTATGGCGCCGAGTGCATGCGCGATCAGCTGCTCGGCTGCAACTTCGATATCTCCCCCACCGCGTTTTATCAGACCAACCCGCAGCAGACCGAACTGCTCTATCAGCTCGCTATCGACGGCATGGACCTGCGCCAGGGCGATGTGCTTATGGATGCCTACTGCGGCAGCGGCACCATCGGTCTTTGCGCAGCTAAAGATGCCCAGAGCAAGGGCATCGGCATCATGCTGCTCGGCGTGGAGCGCAACCCGGCGGGCATTGCCGACGCGCGCCGCAATGCCGAGCTCAACGGTCTTACCCGCAGCGCCTGGTTTATGGCCGACGATGCCACCGATTACATCCTAGATGCCGCCGACAACAACGAGCGCGTCGACGTCCTTTCCATCGACCCGCCGCGCGCCGGCTCCACCCCCGAGTTCCTCGAAGCTGCCTGCGCACTTAAGCCGCGCCGCATCACCTATATCAGCTGCAACCCCGTGACCCAAGAGCGCGACCTGCACCAGCTCCTCGACGGAGGCTATCGCCTGCTCAAGATCACGCCCGTCGACATGTTCCCCCACACCGACCATACCGAAACCGTAGCGGTCCTCGAACGCCGCTAATTCTCTGGCACAAGAAGGGGGCGGCCCGCCCGGGCCGCCCCCTTCACTTGGTTTATAAACTCCGCTACATCCCCTTGCGCAGGTCGCACACGCCAGCTGCCGCCATCTCGCGCAA
Proteins encoded:
- a CDS encoding transporter substrate-binding domain-containing protein: MNTDMSRRQFVGLAGSLATVLGLGLVGCGGGAGKGSAAGSAAAKDVKGAAESKKLVVGFDKSYPPYGFVGDDGEYTGFDLDLAKAVADKQGWEVKYEAIDWDAKDTLLNSGAINCIWNGFTMEGREDDYTFSEPYMLNEQVLVVKKDAGIKSWDDLAGKTVITQTDSAAQDVLEGDQKDLAATFATLDTIGEYNTAFMQLESGAVDAVACDLSIAQYQLAAKPDAYTQLDEPLSSEHYAVGFKKGDTKSADAVTESLKALYEDGTVKDLCDKYADYGLSFDNWVLK
- the rlmD gene encoding 23S rRNA (uracil(1939)-C(5))-methyltransferase RlmD produces the protein MAESRAERKARRALIEAAEGSEEKKSSKKSKSSQDAKGKSAKGKAKAKRPGSRRSEDKASQTRSKRSHKDPVSPARKAVDPKSPCSIMKACGGCTALNRPYKKQLAAKQAVMEELFAALCEREGISVDPIRGMGVTLGDPGTYPAPRGFRHKAATPFAPGKGGAVRCGFFERGTHRIVAVPECPVEAPGARQILNGIAREAERLHIPAFNEDKHLGLLRYAVVRCGWRTDQVMVTLVTAQRDLPHAQEFFEAVAALDPHIVTVAQNINGRPGNAILGEETHIVYGAECMRDQLLGCNFDISPTAFYQTNPQQTELLYQLAIDGMDLRQGDVLMDAYCGSGTIGLCAAKDAQSKGIGIMLLGVERNPAGIADARRNAELNGLTRSAWFMADDATDYILDAADNNERVDVLSIDPPRAGSTPEFLEAACALKPRRITYISCNPVTQERDLHQLLDGGYRLLKITPVDMFPHTDHTETVAVLERR
- a CDS encoding amino acid ABC transporter permease, yielding MSIQVMMQMLGQGFLVSLQLFVLTLLGSIPLGIPVAFMRMSKVAPLRWIARIYISVMRGTPLMLQMFAIYFAPYYVFGISLTPDSKWTACVVAFIINYAGYFAEIYRSGLQSIPRGQYEAAEVLGYSRTQTFLYIVMPQVAKRILPAMGNEIITLVKDTSLAFAIGVGEMFSTAKALVASQVSMVPFAIAALIYWVFNFVVEMLLGAAEKKLDYYHD
- a CDS encoding amino acid ABC transporter ATP-binding protein — its product is MNIANARKAFGGNKVLKDISLEVKRGEVVAIIGPSGGGKSTLLRCATLLETLDGGSLSFGDLAVATDAGSGAVYAKGDVPKQARSRFGLVFQNYNLFPHYTVMKNITDAPVRVLKRPREQAEARARELIAQMGLTGNENKVPCELSGGQQQRVSIARALALDPEILFFDEPTSALDPELTAEVLRVIKDLAAQNMTMVIVTHAMQFARDVADRVVFMDGGRIVEEGPAEQVIDHPREQRTREFLSRIEG